CATGAAAATTATGCAAAGTCAGCTGAGTCAGCCCTAGATTGTGATAATTATTTCCAGATGGGTTTAGCTTGACTGCATGCTCGAAGCTAATTAGGGCATCCTGGTGATGGCCATGCCGATTGTAGATTACTCCTAAGCGATTGAAACAATGGGCGTTTTTATCATTGAGACTGAGGGCTTTGAGGTAGAATTGTTCAGCCTTGCGATAGTCTTTTTCATCAAATAGTCGGTCGGCTCTTAGTAGGGTCTTGCTGAATACGGAGTTCCTGGTTTCGACTTTGTC
Above is a window of Candidatus Saccharibacteria bacterium DNA encoding:
- a CDS encoding tetratricopeptide repeat protein, whose amino-acid sequence is MIDKVETRNSVFSKTLLRADRLFDEKDYRKAEQFYLKALSLNDKNAHCFNRLGVIYNRHGHHQDALISFEHAVKLNPSGNNYHNLGLTQLTLHNFHDAITSLNAALEDQKKPSIYLAIAKAHNSLNDMPSLIGILETAIEEFPDSLNLHNLLLENYQSQSETKKATALKAKIKKLKG